One Glycine max cultivar Williams 82 chromosome 3, Glycine_max_v4.0, whole genome shotgun sequence DNA window includes the following coding sequences:
- the LOC100807329 gene encoding serine/threonine-protein phosphatase PP2A catalytic subunit, producing MGANSMLAEFSHDLDDQISQLMQCKPLSEQQVRGLCEKAKEILTDESNVQPVKSPVTICGDIHGQFHDLAELFRIGGKCPDTNYLFMGDYVDRGYYSVETVSLLVALKVRYPQRITILRGNHESRQITQVYGFYDECLRKYGNANVWKTFTDLFDFFPLTALVESEIFCLHGGLSPSIETLDNIRNFDRVQEVPHEGPMCDLLWSDPDDRCGWGISPRGAGYTFGQDISEQFNHTNSLKLIARAHQLVMDGFNWAHEQKVVTIFSAPNYCYRCGNMASILEVDDCKGHTFIQFEPAPRRGEPDVTRRTPDYFL from the exons GTCCGAGGTTTATGTGAGAAGGCTAAGGAGATTTTAACGGATGAAAGTAATGTTCAG CCTGTTAAAAGCCCTGTGACAATTTGTGGCGATATTCATGGGCAGTTTCATGATCTTGCTGAACTGTTTCGAATTGGAGGGAAG TGTCCAGATACTAACTACTTGTTTATGGGTGATTATGTGGACCGGGGTTATTATTCAGTTGAGACTGTGTCA CTCCTCGTGGCACTGAAAGTTCGGTATCCTCAGCGAATTACTATTCTTAGAGGAAACCATGAAAGCCGTCAG ATTACTCAAGTATATGGATTTTATGATGAATGCCTTAGAAA GTATGGTAATGCTAATGTTTGGAAGACCTTTACAGacctttttgatttttttccatTGACTGCATTG GTTGAATCAGAAATATTCTGTTTGCATGGTGGACTGTCGCCTTCAATTGAGACCCTTGATAACATAAGGAACTTTGATCGTGTTCAAGAGGTTCCTCATGAAGGCCCCATGTGTGATCTATTGTGGTCTGACCCAGATGACAGATGTGGCTGGGGAATTTCTCCTCGTGGTGCTGGATATACTTTTGGCCAG GATATATCTGAACAATTCAATCACACAAACAGCCTTAAGTTGATTGCTAGAGCTCATCAGCTTGTTATGGATGGATTTAACTGGGCTCAT GAACAAAAGGTGGTTACCATTTTTAGTGCACCTAACTACTGTTACCGATGTGGGAACATGGCTTCCATATTGGAGGTTGATGATTGCAAGGGCCACACATTTATCCAG TTTGAACCTGCTCCTAGGAGAGGAGAACCTGATGTCACTCGTAGAACGCCTGATTACTTCTTATAA